A window of Polaribacter litorisediminis contains these coding sequences:
- the rnpA gene encoding ribonuclease P protein component, producing the protein MKFTLGKQERLKSRKLIERLYKEGNSLKAYPLRMMYLQTEHTSNFPAQVGVSVPKRNFKKAPDRNRLKRLMRETYRLQKGIVYDQLEMPHIFMISYLGKEKWSYEDLYVKMEKLLTLFIEETKTIKNDEI; encoded by the coding sequence ATGAAGTTTACGCTAGGAAAACAAGAACGATTAAAAAGTAGAAAATTAATTGAAAGACTTTATAAGGAAGGCAATTCCTTAAAGGCTTATCCGTTAAGAATGATGTATTTGCAGACAGAACATACATCAAATTTTCCTGCACAAGTTGGCGTTTCCGTGCCAAAAAGAAACTTTAAAAAAGCTCCAGACAGAAATAGATTAAAAAGATTGATGCGGGAAACCTATCGACTGCAAAAAGGAATTGTTTACGATCAATTAGAGATGCCCCATATTTTTATGATTTCGTATCTTGGTAAAGAAAAATGGAGCTACGAAGATTTGTATGTAAAAATGGAAAAACTATTAACTTTATTCATAGAGGAAACAAAAACTATAAAAAATGATGAAATTTAA